A genome region from Triticum aestivum cultivar Chinese Spring chromosome 2B, IWGSC CS RefSeq v2.1, whole genome shotgun sequence includes the following:
- the LOC123041186 gene encoding uncharacterized protein, with protein sequence MAKARKQTAFSAAERFLGFHHRPGSATVAPSPYDDLPDLAESDVWYSPSSDAPTTTADQDGIQRTDRAPRGEPPRRVGGLSRAFADGRQVASSAPVEVPAWPSRFADLELEPEPDEQQQDDADGWVPPHVYLARRQARASVVEGVGRTLKGRDASRVRDAVWSRTGFPG encoded by the coding sequence ATGGCCAAGGCGCGCAAGCAGACGGCCTTCTCTGCCGCCGAGCGCTTCCTCGGCTTCCACCACCGCCCCGgctccgccaccgtcgccccgTCCCCCTACGACGACCTGCCGGACCTGGCCGAATCGGACGTCTGGTATTCTCCATCGTCGGACGCGCCAACCACCACCGCGGATCAGGACGGGATTCAGCGCACGGACAGGGCGCCCAGGGGCGAGCCGCCGCGGCGCGTGGGCGGGCTCAGCCGGGCGTTCGCGGACGGGCGGcaggtggcgtcgtcggcgcccgTCGAGGTGCCCGCGTGGCCGAGCCGGTTCGCCGACCTGGAGCTGGAGCCCGAGCCCGACGAGCAGCAGCAAGACGACGCCGACGGCTGGGTGCCGCCGCACGTGTACCTGGCGCGGCGTCAGGCCAGGGCGTCGGTGGTCGAGGGCGTCGGACGCACGCTCAAGGGCCGGGACGCGTCGCGGGTGCGTGACGCCGTCTGGAGCCGAACCGGATTCCCCGGATGA